The Antedon mediterranea chromosome 7, ecAntMedi1.1, whole genome shotgun sequence genome has a segment encoding these proteins:
- the LOC140054307 gene encoding prenylcysteine oxidase 1-like — protein MYLYSQLISLIVCFLLIPWSAYALFDDNKDSENVAIAVIGGGISGTSCSYFLPKVFGDGVSVTLFEPNEIGGRMATVELANRFYESGGSVLHEKNVYMDDFLDQFDLKKADSPDLRMGIYNGKEFVYEEGSSEILNILKLLWRYKLDFIYLNSEINKMIDSFSSIYDIQSIGYSFSTPELLLAAMDEVFLNYTKMPLADVLKGFGLSQRLIDELATVATRENYGQSVNMTAFAGLISLAGVQPGLWSVFNGNKQVCENLIKVSKATLIKRKVMKVRGNEDNSYTLYWNDEETGKLTSKDFDIVVVATPLQDKLSKIDFENISPPIHYFKGEYQRTVANFVHGTPNSKYFGKPTLPDLPEEIMTTVDGKIPIRGLALKIPVDYETGVREDIPYVYKIFTERPLSDEEINELFLNVSEVKIVDWLAYPNYSTNDKLPPYQLSQNLYYTSGLEWAASAMEIGAISGKNVAQLAYQNWIKNVTMIDSYIKSAPKVEL, from the exons ctGTCATTGGTGGTGGTATTAGTGGAACCTCCTGCAGTTACTTCCTACCAAAAGTGTTTGGTGATGGTGTCTCTGTTACATTATTTGAACCAAATGAAATTGGTGGACGAATGGCAACTGTGGAATTGGCGAACAGATTTTATGAGTCTGGTGGTTCAGTTCTACATGAGAAAAATGTGTATATGGATGATTTTCTGGATCAGTTTG ATTTAAAGAAGGCTGACTCCCCTGATTTAAGGATGGGTATTTACAATGGCAAAGAGTTTGTCTATGAAGAGGGTTCATCAGAGATATTGAACATCCTGAAGTTGCTGTGGCGATATAAGCTAGACTTCATTTACTTAAACAGTGAAATCAATAAAATGATTGACAGCTTTTCTAG TATCTACGACATACAAAGTATTGGTTACTCCTTTAGCACACCAGAGTTACTGCTTGCAGCTATGGATGAGGTGTTTCTGAATTACACAAAAATGCCTCTTGCGGATGTATTAAAAGGTTTTGGCTTATCACAACGGCTTATTGATGAGCTTGCCACAGTGGCAACAAGAGAAAATTATGGTCAATCGGTCAATATGACTGCTTTTGCAG GATTGATTTCACTTGCCGGTGTTCAACCAGGTCTTTGGAGTGTGTTTAATGGAAACAAACAAGTTTGTGAAAATCTTATCAAAGTCTCAAAAGCCACATTGATAAAAAGAAAAGTAATGAAAGTTAGAGGCAATGAGGATAACTCTTACACTTTGTATTGGAATGATGAAGAAACCGGAAAGTTGACCTCCAAAGATTTTGACATTGTAGTTGTCGCAACTCCTCTTCAAGACAAGTTGTCTAAAattgattttgaaaatatttcacCACCAATTCATTATTTCAAAGGTGAATATCAGAGAACTGTAGCTAATTTTGTACATGGAACACCAAATTCAAAATACTTCGGTAAACCCACTCTACCCGATCTTCCAGAAGAAATCATGACCACAGTTGATGGTAAAATACCCATACGAGGCCTAGCGCTAAAAATTCCAGTCGATTACGAGACTGGGGTAAGGGAAGATATCCCATATGTTTATAAGATATTCACAGAACGCCCTCTGTCGGATGAGGAGATTAATGAATTGTTTCTAAATGTCAGCGAAGTCAAAATTGTTGATTGGCTTGCTTATCCTAATTATTCCACAAATGATAAGTTACCTCCTTACCAACTTAGTCAAAATCTGTATTACACTAGTGGGTTAGAATGGGCTGCTAGTGCAATGGAAATTGGTGCCATTTCGGGGAAAAATGTTGCACAATTGGCATACCAGAACTGgataaaaaatgttacaatGATTGATAGTTATATTAAGTCTGCACCTAAGGTTGAATTGTAA